A single Garra rufa chromosome 9, GarRuf1.0, whole genome shotgun sequence DNA region contains:
- the phf1 gene encoding PHD finger protein 1: protein MGGVSEGEDVLARWSDGLLYLGNVKRVDSVKQCCLVRFEDNSEFWVLRKDIHSFSSGGEEVCCICDAPPLKEPLVNCLKCRHGYHPECHTPPIEPEVDPNSWICRQCVFAVATKRGGALKRGRFARLMQIMKVLLPYQLSSLDWDPQHLTNQQQCYCYCAGPGEWNLKMLQCGSCGQWFHEACTQCLTKPLLYGDRFYQFQCSVCTNGPETIQRLPMTWVDLAHLVLYHLSLCCKRKYFDFDHEIMSFANENWESLLLGTLSDTPRQDRCQNLLNALNSHKDRFVSGKEIKKKKCLFGLQVRAPPPLSSDQSPFIAEQPINITHRRSPTSLSCQRRAVGPEARKSKRRVTETQSCQPGVATNAIDLVPCCHGYVDGASLYNPRKPEEEMSLGSPPKRMYALYHPSYNGSQDLSRTLHHYSAEDPCRLPAPCLPFSLSSSHPTGQRYESCQSHFLRDVPPYPNTVGMGGPTPMGWGGNDAVRILARRITADGKVQYLVEWGNVSVY, encoded by the exons ATGGGGGGAGTTAGCGAAGGAGAGGATGTTTTAGCCAGGTGGAGCGATGGACTTCTGTACCTTGGCAATGTCAAACGA GTGGACAGCGTCAAGCAGTGCTGCTTGGTCAGATTTGAGGATAACTCTGAATTCTGGGTCCTCAGGAAAGACATCCACTCAT TCTCTTCAGGTGGAGAGGAGGTGTGCTGTATCTGTGATGCTCCTCCTCTTAAAGAACCTCTCGTAAACTGCCTCAAATGTCGCCACG GTTATCATCCAGAGTGCCACACACCTCCCATCGAACCTGAAGTTGACCCCAACAGCTGGATATGTCGCCAATGTGTCTTCGCAGTCGCAACAAAG AGAGGGGGAGCGTTAAAAAGAGGACGTTTCGCACGACTCATGCAGATCATGAAAGTGCTTCTGCCCTATCAGCTGTCATCTTTAGACTGGGACCCGCAGCACTTGACCAACCAGCAGCAGTGTTACTGCTATTGCGCTGGACCCGGAGA GTGGAATCTGAAGATGTTGCAGTGTGGGAGTTGTGGGCAGTGGTTTCATGAAGCTTGCACTCAGTGCCTGACCAAACCTCTTCTCTATGGAGACCG CTTTTATCAGTTCCAGTGCTCAGTGTGCACAAATGGTCCAGAGACCATCCAGAGGCTTCCAATGACCTG GGTAGATTTGGCCCATTTGGTGCTGTATCACCTCTCCCTGTGCTGCAAGAGGAAGTATTTTGATTTCGATCATGAAATCATGTCTTTTGCAAATGAAAATTGGGAATCTTTGCTTCTTGGCACG CTGTCAGACACACCGAGGCAAGACCGTTGCCAAAACCTGCTCAATGCTTTAAATTCCCACAAAGACAG GTTTGTTTCGGGGAAGGAAATCAAGAAGAAGAAGTGTCTCTTCGGTCTTCAAGTTCGGGCTCCTCCCCCTCTGTCATCGGACCAATCACCTTTCATCGCCGAGCAGCCAATCAACATCACTCACAGGAGAAG CCCCACGTCACTGTCCTGCCAGCGGAGAGCGGTGGGTCCGGAGGCCCGTAAATCAAAACGTCGGGTCACAGAGACACAG AGTTGTCAACCAGGAGTTGCGACAAACGCTATTGACCTGGTGCCATGTTGCCACGGTTATGTTGATGGAGCAAGTCTGTATAACCCTAGAAAACCAGAAGAAGAGATGAGTTTGGG TTCACCTCCCAAGAGAATGTATGCGCTCTATCACCCTTCATACAACGGATCTCAGGACCTGTCTAGAACTCTGCATCATTACAG TGCAGAGGACCCTTGTCGACTTCCAGCCCCCTGCCTTCCATTCTCCCTGTCCTCTTCTCACCCAACCGGACAGCGATATGAAAGCTGCCAGTCTCACTTCCTGCGTGACGTGCCGCCCTACCCCAACACAGTCGGCATGGGGGGGCCCACGCCGATGGGTTGGGGGGGAAACGACGCGGTCAGGATCCTGGCTAGACGCATAACGGCGGACGGAAAAGTCCAGTACCTAGTGGAATGGGGAAACGTGAGCGTCTACTGA